The following are encoded in a window of Penaeus monodon isolate SGIC_2016 chromosome 9, NSTDA_Pmon_1, whole genome shotgun sequence genomic DNA:
- the LOC119576525 gene encoding fucolectin-like, whose protein sequence is MEITTASAWACLLLWAWSCRASGSYYRAEDYQMNCFVKPNGVLAVAETKVLCAVRCSVTRCSYFSFLGGNCTLFDQGQASEVASRRYRKLNVMTVDVAYNKPTLASDQFEDLSPDRAVDGDIQTQFHSLGQNTPWWRVDLGENYCIQTIDVQPHPGVSEWFHSAEIRAGKSPAEWDFSSYTLIASFVGPYDGVGRLLFIPPGPLEVRYISIQLFAMEFLNLQDVKVIALVVEG, encoded by the exons ATGGAAATAACAACTGCCTCGGCGTGGGCGTGTCTGCTCCTGTGGGCGTGGTCATGTCGAGCATCGGGATCTTACTACCGCGCTGAGGATTACCAAATGAACTGTTTTGTGAAACCCAATGGAGTGTTAGCGGTTGCCGAGACCAAGGTCCTCTGTGCTGTGCGGTGTTCCGTGACACGCTGTTCTTACTTCAGTTTCTTGG GAGGAAACTGCACACTTTTCGACCAAGGGCAGGCAAGCGAGGTGGCCAGTCGTAGGTACCGGAAGTTAAATGTCATGACCGTTGACGTTGCCTATAACAAACCCACCCTAGCTTCTGACCAGTTCGAAGA TTTAAGTCCCGATCGAGCTGTTGACGGGGACATACAGACGCAGTTTCATTCCCTTGGGCAGAACACCCCATGGTGGCGGGTGGACCTTGGTGAAAACTATTGCATTCAGACCATCGATGTACAACCCCACCCAGGAGTCTCAGAATGGTTTCATTCCGCTGAG ATCCGTGCCGGCAAGAGTCCAGCTGAATGGGACTTTTCCAGCTACACTCTCATAGCCTCCTTTGTCGGGCCTTATGATGGCGTTGGCAG ACTTCTTTTCATACCACCCGGGCCTCTGGAAGTCAGGTACATCAGCATCCAGTTATTTGCCATGGAATTCCTGAATCTACAGGATGTCAAAGTGATTGCGTTGGTGGTGGAAGGTTAG